One region of Acidobacteriota bacterium genomic DNA includes:
- a CDS encoding ankyrin repeat domain-containing protein — protein MRTSVVLALLLLLTQSAFTKTIFEAVKEGDSTSVAQLLRQDADLVRQFDDRHCSPLHHAASGGKMAIVNQLIAGGAAIDAKDSDGETPLHWASYNGRTEVVELLISLGTSVDIVSNDGITPLHYAINRGHEEVVMSLIANGADITIVDSRKRTPLWLATERSNVTLVNMLLSAGADVNVTRPDGTSLLSQAALCNQTAIGNLLIDKGVDLNSRNARGLSPLHFAAVSGSEEFTDLMIQHHADLEVKAMDGSTPLAFAKAAGHDTIVELLFSGGATNIDPPFPSFSGPYLGMQPPGKTPEQFLSGIITFVYRPHGGVTISKNNHEIYWVRNCPNFQKIWYTREVDGIWSRPKIASFNSSVDGVGDEDPYITPDGMKLFFSSNRPLRPGEPARDVQSTWFVDRTEDGWSEPRILEIPGRDKTWDVGGATVSSDGSVFFHVDYVENGTFVADIYSMSLENNAYGAPEKLSDAINSPSVEAKPYVAPDGSYLIFSSHRPLGGIMMSRRRADGTWAEASNISNLLGDEIISLQGISTDGKYLLVNGARDGHFSFYWIDASILQGS, from the coding sequence ATGAGAACATCTGTTGTACTGGCGCTACTGCTTTTGTTGACTCAGTCGGCATTCACTAAGACGATCTTCGAAGCCGTTAAGGAGGGTGACTCGACCAGTGTCGCGCAGTTGCTGAGACAAGATGCCGATCTGGTCAGGCAGTTTGATGACCGGCATTGCTCACCGCTGCATCACGCGGCAAGCGGAGGCAAAATGGCAATAGTCAATCAACTAATCGCCGGCGGTGCTGCAATTGATGCCAAGGATTCTGATGGCGAAACACCTCTGCATTGGGCTTCTTACAATGGTCGGACTGAGGTCGTGGAACTACTTATATCTCTTGGCACTTCTGTTGACATAGTTAGCAACGATGGCATCACGCCACTACACTATGCAATCAATCGAGGTCATGAGGAAGTAGTTATGAGCCTGATTGCAAATGGCGCAGATATCACTATTGTAGATTCCAGAAAGCGGACACCACTCTGGTTAGCCACCGAGCGAAGTAATGTCACATTAGTTAACATGCTCCTGAGCGCAGGCGCAGATGTGAACGTTACAAGACCTGATGGAACGAGCCTGTTGAGCCAGGCTGCATTGTGCAATCAAACTGCAATTGGCAATCTACTGATAGACAAGGGCGTTGATCTGAACTCGAGAAACGCCAGAGGACTCAGCCCTCTGCACTTTGCTGCAGTCTCCGGATCGGAAGAGTTTACGGACCTGATGATACAGCATCACGCTGATCTTGAAGTGAAGGCTATGGATGGTAGCACGCCGTTGGCTTTCGCCAAAGCCGCGGGGCATGACACTATTGTAGAATTACTTTTCTCTGGTGGAGCCACGAATATAGATCCTCCGTTTCCGAGCTTCTCCGGACCTTACCTGGGAATGCAACCTCCCGGCAAAACTCCGGAACAGTTCCTCAGTGGGATAATCACTTTCGTATACAGGCCCCATGGGGGAGTCACCATATCAAAGAATAACCACGAGATTTATTGGGTTCGGAATTGCCCCAATTTCCAGAAGATATGGTATACCAGGGAGGTGGATGGTATATGGTCTCGGCCAAAGATAGCCTCCTTCAATTCGTCCGTGGATGGCGTCGGCGATGAGGATCCATATATAACACCGGATGGAATGAAACTGTTTTTTTCCTCGAATCGTCCTTTACGCCCGGGTGAGCCGGCCCGCGATGTGCAAAGCACGTGGTTTGTAGACAGGACTGAAGACGGTTGGAGTGAACCCCGAATTCTTGAGATCCCTGGCCGGGACAAAACCTGGGATGTTGGAGGGGCAACTGTTTCGAGCGACGGGTCAGTTTTCTTCCATGTTGATTATGTGGAAAATGGGACATTCGTAGCAGATATCTACAGCATGAGTCTAGAAAACAACGCGTACGGGGCTCCGGAGAAATTGAGCGACGCCATCAATTCGCCGTCGGTCGAAGCAAAACCTTATGTGGCACCAGACGGCAGCTATCTGATTTTCTCATCTCACAGGCCCCTGGGGGGAATTATGATGAGCAGACGAAGAGCTGACGGTACGTGGGCAGAGGCCTCCAATATCAGCAATCTCTTGGGTGATGAAATTATCAGTCTCCAAGGAATTTCCACTGATGGTAAATACCTGCTCGTAAACGGCGCTAGGGACGGGCACTTCAGCTTCTACTGGATTGATGCATCTATACTTCAGGGCAGCTAA
- a CDS encoding response regulator, translating into MLTGKKILMIDDDVNLVGVFRKVFEAKGFEFAEAYSASEGLEKIKQVGPDLIILDVIMEDFVAGFRIVTELRAGEPGSAYSAFAEVPILMLTSVTSRANVDFSNRVGTALLPIDAFIEKPVKPDVLLAKVQELLEPDSAGHEGQE; encoded by the coding sequence ATGCTCACAGGCAAAAAAATCCTGATGATCGACGATGACGTCAACCTGGTAGGCGTCTTCCGGAAAGTGTTCGAAGCCAAGGGGTTTGAATTCGCGGAGGCGTATTCGGCCTCCGAGGGGCTCGAGAAAATCAAACAGGTGGGTCCTGATTTGATCATTCTCGACGTCATCATGGAAGACTTCGTGGCCGGGTTTCGCATTGTCACTGAATTGCGGGCCGGCGAACCCGGCTCGGCTTACAGCGCCTTTGCCGAAGTGCCCATCCTTATGCTGACCAGCGTGACGTCACGAGCCAACGTGGATTTCTCCAATAGAGTAGGCACGGCCCTGCTCCCGATTGACGCTTTCATTGAAAAGCCGGTAAAGCCGGATGTCCTGCTGGCCAAAGTACAGGAGCTGCTGGAGCCGGACTCCGCCGGCCACGAAGGTCAGGAATAA
- a CDS encoding cache domain-containing protein, protein MRLSHRTTLLLGYTLVVALMGGFTIYAGLSFISETVVKEAKLKVQMDLNSAWAAYAEESALLQTALYDASQRDGPRRVLTGQAPAVSVASELASLMQEHGLDYLSLVDSNGVLVSGPPSQASGNALIRRDEFIDRALRGEANHGTVLLTREDLALESGRLVERAYIPLVRTERARPTDRIFEERGMALQAAVPIVGPGSVVVGAMYGGILLNRKFDLVDRIRDAVFGDELYKGKPLGTVTIFLWDVRIATNVVRQGATRAIGTRVSDEVYAKVLEKGERFGDRAFVVDVWYLSAYDPIRDPGGNTVGILYVGLLEQKYLDYKWNLAVKFLGISVLALLLVTGLAFYFSANLHRPILRLVEATRKLSAGKLDTRVEGKGGSLEMVELADSLNSMARSLEVHNKELQETSVALKKAYLEADERNRAYLEMLGFVTHELKSPLASIVFALESVRGRILGPLTEEQESVLKAASNSADYLSGTIANYLNLSRIEEGEFRLQPGTVPVRAEIIDPVIQRLAEMAADNNMHLSCSVPPELQATCDRGLMTSVFQNLLSNAIKYGKKGGHISIETGRDAGDGFLKFSILNEGPGFSPDEAEAMFTKFSRFGTAQKDTRPGTGLGLFVTRQIIEKHGGRVWAESEPGNWARFVFTIPA, encoded by the coding sequence ATGAGATTGAGTCATCGCACAACTCTCCTTCTGGGCTACACGCTGGTGGTGGCCCTCATGGGCGGATTCACCATCTACGCCGGACTCTCTTTCATCTCGGAAACGGTCGTGAAAGAGGCCAAGCTCAAAGTGCAGATGGACCTCAACTCCGCCTGGGCCGCCTATGCCGAGGAAAGCGCGCTGTTGCAGACGGCGCTCTACGATGCATCACAACGGGACGGCCCCAGAAGAGTTCTCACGGGTCAGGCACCGGCAGTAAGTGTCGCCTCCGAACTGGCCTCGCTTATGCAGGAACACGGGCTGGACTACCTGTCGCTGGTCGACAGTAACGGAGTGCTGGTATCCGGACCTCCGAGTCAGGCCTCCGGCAACGCCCTGATCCGTCGAGATGAGTTCATCGATCGCGCCCTGCGCGGTGAGGCCAATCACGGGACAGTCCTTCTCACCAGGGAGGACCTGGCCCTGGAGAGCGGGCGGCTGGTCGAGAGAGCCTACATCCCGCTTGTCCGGACCGAGCGCGCCCGGCCCACCGACCGGATCTTCGAAGAGCGCGGCATGGCTCTGCAGGCGGCCGTCCCCATAGTGGGGCCCGGTTCGGTGGTCGTCGGCGCCATGTACGGAGGAATCCTGCTCAATCGCAAGTTCGACCTGGTCGACAGGATTCGCGACGCCGTGTTCGGCGATGAACTCTACAAGGGCAAACCGCTCGGGACCGTCACCATCTTCCTGTGGGACGTCCGTATCGCCACCAACGTGGTGCGCCAGGGGGCTACCCGCGCCATAGGCACGAGAGTCTCCGATGAGGTCTACGCCAAGGTGCTCGAGAAGGGCGAACGGTTCGGCGACCGGGCCTTCGTGGTCGACGTCTGGTACCTCTCGGCCTATGACCCCATACGGGACCCCGGGGGAAATACGGTCGGGATTCTGTACGTCGGCCTGTTGGAACAGAAGTACCTCGACTACAAGTGGAACCTAGCCGTGAAGTTCCTCGGCATCAGCGTGCTGGCCCTGCTGCTGGTCACCGGACTCGCGTTCTACTTCTCAGCCAATCTTCACCGGCCCATCCTGAGACTCGTCGAGGCCACACGCAAGCTCTCGGCGGGAAAGCTGGACACTCGCGTGGAAGGTAAGGGGGGGAGCCTGGAGATGGTCGAGCTGGCTGATTCGCTCAATTCCATGGCCCGGTCATTGGAGGTGCACAACAAGGAGTTGCAGGAAACCTCCGTCGCTCTGAAAAAGGCGTACCTCGAGGCCGACGAGCGAAACCGTGCATACCTGGAAATGCTCGGATTCGTTACCCACGAACTCAAGTCACCCCTGGCCTCAATAGTCTTTGCGCTCGAATCCGTCAGAGGTCGAATCCTCGGACCGCTGACCGAAGAGCAGGAGTCGGTGCTCAAGGCGGCGTCCAACAGCGCCGACTACCTCAGTGGCACCATCGCCAACTACCTCAACCTGAGCCGTATCGAGGAAGGTGAGTTCAGGCTGCAACCGGGGACTGTCCCGGTGCGCGCCGAGATCATAGACCCCGTGATTCAGCGCCTTGCGGAGATGGCGGCCGACAACAACATGCACCTCTCGTGCAGCGTTCCCCCGGAATTGCAGGCCACCTGTGACCGCGGCCTGATGACATCGGTATTTCAGAACCTCCTGTCGAATGCCATCAAGTACGGTAAGAAAGGGGGACATATCTCGATTGAGACGGGCCGGGACGCCGGCGACGGGTTCCTGAAGTTCAGCATCCTGAACGAAGGACCCGGTTTCAGTCCGGACGAAGCTGAGGCCATGTTCACCAAGTTTTCCCGATTCGGGACCGCGCAGAAAGATACCAGACCGGGCACGGGGCTGGGCCTGTTTGTGACCAGGCAGATAATCGAAAAACACGGCGGCCGGGTATGGGCTGAATCCGAACCCGGCAACTGGGCCAGGTTCGTATTCACAATCCCCGCCTGA